The sequence GAAGAGTAGTGAAAATGTGTTTGTTTGCTTAACTTTAGTTAGTTTTAGTTTCATTTTCTATTTAGGAAGCTAACTTTTAAGTCTTGtaaaaattagtattgttaggtgtgtttttctaattaattgtgtttgtttgttgttgaaaaaggaagaaTTAAATtgagaggaaaaagaaaagtaagcaAGGAAGAAGTGGAACACAAGCTGAAATTGGGGCAGATTGCTGAAGCAATGCTGAATCGAATTCAACATTCTGGCAGTGACATGGAAACACAAGATTTACTTGTCCACATCAGCAGAAGGGTATTTGTTATTAAAAATGAGACCAGCTGGAAGCTTTGGAAAGGGAGGACTAAACCTAGTGGGGCAAAAGGCCAAAAGGATTGGGCTTCTCATTTGAGGGGGTGATTTTGTACCCTAGGGACCCAACAACTAAAATGGGAAAGAGAGGAAGTACACCATCTTCATCTTCTATCACGTAATGAAGGAGCTGCTGCATATTTTTGGAAGAGAAGTAAATGCAAAAAAAGTACAGCAGAGGAGGAAGAGAAAAGGGGGTCCAAGCTTTAgtgtttgatttttcttttaccCTCTCTTAATTGTttcctttctctttctcttttcttgttTCTTTTACTTAGATATCAAAACTTGTTAACTTGTAAAACTgggcagcagccatggatgaTAGTTTTTTAGCTTGGATTTTACTTTTTGAATTGAATATGAGTTAGacttttgaggcttgaatggctatgaacttctatgttgggtatgattaatttttaagcttattttagtatttttgcctttgttcattcaagtgagtttcattttCATTAGATTGTTGTTCcttggccatgaataacaatttcctaagctagatcttgtaccggaagggctagatctagtagttcaacttgattggagcaagtgaaaacctagatttagatttttctttgtaagtggaaTATGAATATTTCAATTACCTTGTATAACTTAAGAATTGATGTTTGAATAGTGTTTTTCTTActggtttgatataggaatatattgagCTAAGCGGTAGACTTTAATTTGTGAGTTTTGGAAAATTCTTACAAGCCTACAGAAATTTATGTTATCTCTATGCAAAATACTGGAGTAATGCGGGATCGATGATGTAACACCTGGGaaaaaacctgactagaaggaattagCTATTCAAGCCACTTTTaccatattacattttttttttcttgcaagcAATTTTTTCAGCAACAGTACTattaattttagcaagtttaaatactgtcatttttaattttgaatcattgcTCAatcattttcatgttatttcctcttactttaagttgtaattagttggttttacatcaaactttgtttgcaatccctgttgagacgatcttacttatcactttattacttgtttgacTATGTATACTTGCGTACACACTTTTCATAGCAAGTTTTTGGCGCCATTGCCGAAGATTGAAACTAAAAATTGTGTATTATCAActattttgcaatttattttctggtttgaGATTTTAATCCCATTTTGGTgcgttgaattttttttaggtGTAAATTAGTGCAtgaacgagcaagaagaagaccttgaacttgctcctattTGTTAGTGTCATTATTTTGTGACAGTTTTTGTTCTGTTCAATGTCTAGTCGTTTTGTGTTTTTAGTCTGTTATATCTGCACTAGCGTTCTATTACGTGAGTTTCAGTTAAGTATTAGTTAGTGCTAGGTGGACTTATTTTGTGGATATATAAATAGTCGGTTTCTGTTAGTAATGGTTTTATCCATTAAATCGTTCAGACAGTTATTTCGGTTGTGTGTGGAGATAGAGTCGTATCTTGTTTCTTGTTGTTGTGATTACAGGTTAGATCTTGGAGCTTGAGGAtgttcatcaatggcggaatgatctgaatctggaattgctgagttcaaactgaagggagttcagtgtcatcttcatcatcagatctgaagggatttcaggttgaagacatgttgaagaagaGCTCTGTAgctgcacaagggattgtgcattaacaatcagtgttcttgattgttgttggtaattcattactaattgctgttaaggttgtatttgattcctttagagagaattggaaattgtaatatgaacctttgagaattagtggatgaatttaccctggttcggagaacccaagcactagtcggctgagatgtgttctcagtgcagatgaagcttgtaaattgtTGTGTGATTTACTGCTTGACTATTAATTCATGTCCATAATTCATATCTTGAAATCAATCAATCTAAAGATAATCAACTTGGTAATTTGGATCATTAAAATCTACAAGTTGCACTTTCACTATTGACCCCGAAATTGAACGCACTTTCAGACAAAGAAGAAAGGAACAAAAGGCTAAAAAATAATGCAATATGGCTGATGCGTTTGAAGTTGGGGGTGCTCATAATGATGATAATCCTATTGCTTTGGCCGATGATAGAGCCCGAGCAATAAGAGAGTATGCAACCCTTGTGTTCAATGAGCTTAATCCGGGTACTGTGAGACCCGAAATCCAAGCACCTCACTTTGAGCTCAAACCTGTcatgtttcaaatgctccaaagGGTTGGTCAATTTAGTGGGTCGCCAATGGAAGATCCACACCTCCATATTCGCTCATTTTTtgaggtgagtgattctttcaagcAACAAGGAGTAAGTGAAGAGGCTTTAAGATTGAAGTTGTTCCCATTTTCCTTAAGGGATCGGGCTAGAGCATGGCTTAATACTCTTCCTCCCGATTCGGTGACTAGTTGGAATGACTTGGCTGAAAAGTTCTTGAGAAAGTACTTTCCTCCGACAAGAAATGCAAATTTTCGAAGTGAGATCATGTCCTTTCAACAATTAGAAGATGAGACTGCTAGTGACGCATGGGAAAGATTCAAGGAATTGTTGAGGAAGTGCCAACACCATGGTATTCCTCATTGTATCCAACTTGAGACATTTTACAATGGTCTCAATGCGGCCTCTAGGATGGTGTTGGACGCTTCCGCTGATGGAGCCATTCTTTCTAAGTCTTACAATGAAGCTTTTGAGATTTTGGAAAGGATAGCTAGAAACAACTATCAATGGTCAACTAATAGAGCTCCTACAAGCCAAAAAGTAGCGGGTGTTCTTGAAGTAGATGCTTTGACCGCTCTAACCGCTCAAATGGCCTCAATGACCAACATTTTGAAGAACATGAACATGGGAGGAAGTGTACAACCAGCCGCTGCCATTCAAAGAGCAGAAATTTCTTGTGTGTATTGTGGTGATGGGCATACTTTTGAAAATTACCCTTCAAATCCAGCTTCGGTTTGCTATGTGGGTAATCAAACTTCAACCGCAACAACAATCCATACTCAAACTCCTGCAATCCGGCATGGAAGCATCATCCAAACTTTTCATGGGGAGGTCAAAGGGCAAGTTCAAGTGGAGCACAAGCACAAGGAAAACAATCATTTCCACCGGGATTTTCTCAACAACCAAGACCTCAACAACCACACCAACCTCAAGGCTCTCAAACAAGTTCTTTGGAGAGCTTAATGAGAGATTATATGGCCAAGAATGACGCTGTAATTCAAAGCTAGGCAGCATCTCTTCAGAATCTTGAAATTCAATTGGGGTAATTGGCCAATGATTTGAAGAATAGACCACAAGGCACTTTGCCTAGTGACACCAACAACCCACGAAGAGATGGCAAACAAACCTtaagaagtggaaaaattctTGAGTCAAATGCGGTTGCAACAGGCAGTAAGGAGCCCTCTTCAATCCAAAAAGAGggggaaatgaagaaaaaaccaCCAATTTCAGTTGCTGAAATTCCCTTAGATGTTACAGTATCAGATCAGCATTCTGCTGTAGAAAAGTCTTTACAAAAGCCACCTCCACCATTTCCTCAACGGTTAAAGAAGCAACAAGACGATGGTCAATTCCAGAGATTTCTTGATGTTCTGAAGCAGCTCCACATCAATATACCATTAGGGGAAGCTTTGGAGCAAATGCCAACCTATGTGAAGTTTTTAAAGGATATTTTGACAGAGAAAAGGAGGCTTGGCGAGTTTGAAACTGTCGCTTTAACAGAGGGCTTTAGTGCTATGTTGAAGAGCAAAATTCCACCCAAATTGAAAGATCCGGGCAGCTTCACAATTCCAATTTCTATTGGGGGTCGAGATATTGGAAGAGCTTTGTGATTTGGGAGCTAGTATTAATCTCAtgcctatgtctatttttaggaagttgggaattggagaagcaaggTCAACCACCGTCACTTTACAATTAGCGGATCGTTCCATGGCTCATCCAGAGGGGAAAATTGAAGATGTGTTGGTACAAGTGGATAAGTTCATTTTTCCGGTCGATTTCATTATTCTTGACTATGAGGAAGATAGGGAAGTTCCAATCATTTTAGGGAGGCCATTTATTGCTACGGGAAGGACTTTAATAGATGTTGAAAAAGGAGAGCTCACCATAAGAGCTCAAGATGAGCAAGCCACATTCAAGGTTTTCCATCCCATACGTGCTCCGGATGCAATAGGAGAATGCTTAGCAATTGGAGATATAGATCCTAACATGGTTGAAGAGtccaaattaaaaattagtaaGAATATGAGAAAGAAGATTCTCCTTAAAGAAATTGCTAAGGAGCACGAGCCGCGAGAAAGCaaagacaaaacatcatttGACCCTAAAAAAACCACtcaaaaagaagagaaagaaaaagaagcttaGTAGAAAAATTTGGTCTCAAATGTTTGAAGTTGGGTAACAAGTGATTTTTGCCAACTCTTTAACGAAGGCTACTCCTGGACGACTAGATTCAAGGTGTAATGGATCTTTCTTGGTGGTGAGAGTATATCCCGATGGGGTGGTGGAACTACATGATGCACTTTCAAGAAGAAAATTCTTGGTGAAAAGCCAAGGAGTGAAGTTTGGGGGTGGTTAGGTCAACCAACCAAAGACCTCCATCACTTTGAAAGAAGCTTGAAGAAGGACTTTGGGTTGCCTTGGCCTTATTGTATCACATTTGGGCAACCCAAGAGcggatatatattatataataagttTGGGTGCCACCctttgtaagaaaaaaaaaagagagaagcgtttgattaaaattaattttggggtGTGTCgccccttgaaaaaaaaaaagaaagaaagaaaaaaaaaattattatatacatacttatataattacatatatatatataactttaaaTATCCTACAGTTACTAATGATTTTGCTGTGGTGTGGTGATCTTTATTGCTGGTGCAAAGCAGGGAATGACAGAAAAATAGGTTGCTGCAATATGGTGTGAAGCAGATTTGTCTGCTGAAGCACTAAGTCCCAGTTGTTACAGCATTGCATCAGCATCGCTTCAGCATTTTCAAGCAGGGACTCTAGTGGGGGAAGAGTCCGAATCTTGAGGGAGTATCTCTTTTTCCTTAGTTAGTTAACCTAGTTCAAATGTTATTGTGCTTGTGTGTGCTGAAATAAGTGTGTTAGTTTAAGTATTGCTACTATTTGTGTTTGTTACTTTGTGAGTCTATTTTTGTTGTTGAATTTAGTATTGTGTGTAATAAGCATTATGTGGATTAGATATGTAttaatcatgttgttttgtcatGTTTGTGATGTTTTGTTCTAGCTTGCAAATGAGAAAAATAGTGCTTGAATTTTCAGCTTGGTTTAGGGTAGCGCTCGATGATGAAAAATATCCATTTTCCTCTATTTGTGGAGTGCCTTGGTTTGTTTgttaaaaatgctaattttaagTGTTATCCTTGTCTAAATGCTAGCCTATGAGGAATGCTTTCAACAATTGTGTGCTTGTGTTATCCCACCATACTTTTAGTTTTTAGGATAGCTAACACCTCGAGAGAGTTCAAGCATCTAGAATTGGTTAGTGTAAtccttgaggcgaaatcctagcGAGCTATATAACTTGGAAATGATTTAGGCCGTTTTTTGGaagattgagcctttcaagccaaCCCGAGATTATTTAATTGTCAATAGTCACCCCTAATTGAGCCAAAAGCCTAGTTTTTCTTAACACCCATCAAAGTCACTATATCCACACGTACACACAAAATGTTATCCTTCACAACCCAAACCTAATTGCTTAAGTTATCAAGGACTAATCAAACATTAATGGGGTTAGGGAAGTGAGGATACAACTTTACAAAATGTGGTGAACAAGTTCACATTAGAGATGATGATGGGATGTGAGTCGGGGTGGTGAGAGTTTTGATTCACATAACACTAAAGTCTTTCTCttgctatatatatagatatgtaattaaaaaaaaaaaacagaaaagaaaaaaatacaaaaaatacatatatgtacaatcatcgtattaaataaaataagagagaaaaaaaaaagcaagttTAAAGttaagtttggggtgtaccACCCTTAATCAAGGGAAAAAAATGttgtttctttttctctctttatctAGTtggtttaaaatatatatatattatatacatatagtaAGAGAGTCAGTGAGTGAATATAGTCGGTTGAGAATGAAATTTTGGGTGAGCGTTTGAGAGGAAGATAAGGGTCCTTGAGAAATTGAGGTAATTAGGTCATGAGCCTAAGAATTGTCATCTTtgccaaacccgaacctaagcCTCACATTACAAACCTATTAAAGTCCTTTTGATCTAGGATGTAAAGCTAagctacattagtggagagggtTGCGCTAATTCAACTTATGGAAAAAAGAAATTCTTAAACTTGAGGATCAAGGGTAGTTGTTATAGAAATTCAAGGTGTTGGTGGGAAGTATTTGCACACTTTATTGATTGAATCACTCTTGGTAAGTATTAAGGACATACATAGCATGCAAAATTCTGTTGAAACACGCAAGTCAAGGCATATTCACTACCACCAATTACACTTCCATTCCATCTAATTCTGAGAGCATTTTTGTCGCTAAACCAAGTGTGAAAGAGCACTATTTTCTCTACTGCTAGCATGTTAGTGTCgctatcatttttgttttgttttgttttttagtctttttgtttttcattactCGAGGATGAGCAATACTCTAAGTTTAGGGTGTGATAAGTCTATGGTATAGAGttattttttatgcttttaaactaaaagTATTGAGAGAAAAGTAgtgaaaatgtgtttatttgcttaactttagttagttttagtttcattttctatttagtaagcTAACTTTTAAGTCTTGTAAAAATTGGTATTGTTAGGTGtgtttttctaattaattgtatttgtttgttgttgaaaaatgaaaaattaaattgataggaaaaagaaaaggaagcaAGGAAGAAGTGGAACACAAGCTGAAATTGGGGCAGATTGCTGAAGCGAATTTAACATTCTGGCAGTGACGTGGAAACACGAGATTTACTTGTCCACATCAGCAGAAGGGTATTTGTCACTAAAAATGAGACCAGCTGGAAGCTTTGGAAAGGGAGGACTAAACCTAGTGGGCCAAAGGGCAAAAAGGATTGTGCTTCTCATTTGAGGGGGTGATTTTGTACCCTAGGGACCCAACAACTAAAAAGGGAAAGAGAGGAAGTACACCATCTTCATCTTCTATCACGTAATGAAGGAGTTGCTGCATATTTTTGGAAGAGAAGTAAATGCAGAAAAAGTACAGCAGAGGAGGAAGAGAAAAGGGGGTCCAAGCTTTAgtgtttaatttttcttttacccTCTCTTAATTGTttcctttctctttctcttttctttttttcttttacttagATATTAAACTTGTTAACTTGTAAAATTgggcagcagccatggatgaTAATTTTTTAGCTTGGATTTGACTTTTTGAATTGAATATGAGCTAGacttttgaggcttgaatggTTATGAACTTCTATGTTGGgtatgattaatttttaagcttattttagtatttttgcctttgttcattcaagtgagtttcattttTATTAGAGTGTTGTTCcttggccatgaataacaatttgctaagctagatcttgtaccggaagggctagatctagtagttcaacttgattggagcaagtgaaaacctagatttaggtttttctttgtaagtggaataggaatatttcaattaccttgcataacttaaGAATTGATGTTTGAATAGTGTTTTGCttgctggtttgatataggaatatattgagCTTAGCGGTAGACTTCAATATGTGTgttttggaaaattctcacaagcctagagAAATTTATGTTATTTCTATGCAAAATGCTGGAGTAATGCTGAACCGATGCTGTAACACCTGGGAAAAAACCTGACAAGAAGGAATTAACTATTCAAACCACTTTTaccatattacattttttttcttgcaagcaattttttcagcaacagtagtattaattttagcaagtttaattactgtcatttttaatttttaatcattGCTCAactattttcatgttatttgctCTTACTTTAACTTGTAATTAGCTTGTTTTACATCAAACTTTGTtcgcaatccctgtggagacgatcttacttatcactttattacttgtttgactacgtatacttgcgtacacACTTTTCACAACATCAAGAACAATACTTAGGTGCTGGTTCCCTATGATTCCTCCATGAACGTTATATGGTGCAAATGGATCAATAGAGTTAAACTTAACTCTGATGGTTCTCTTAAGAGACTCAAATCACGActtgttgccaagggttatCTTCAAACGACTGGCATAAGTTTTGATGAGACATTTAGTCCCGTAGTCAAACCAATAACAGTTCGACTTGTTCTGTCCTTGGCTATATCCAACAATTGGAGTGTGGTTCAGCTCGATGTTAGTAACACTTTTCTGCATGGCACCAGTTTTCATGTGTCAACCAACTGGCTTTGAGGATACTACCAATCCCACACATGTATGAAAATTGAATAAGGCCATTTATGGCCTTAAACAGGCTCCACGGGCTTGGAACGAAAAGCTTCGAAATACCTTGCTGCCATGGGGTTTTAAAGACTCTAAAGCAGATGTTTCTTTGTTTGTGTATGGAGCTGGCTCAAATCTCATTATCTTACTTgtctatgttgatgacatctTGATAATTGGGCCCAACTCCTTTCTTTTTTCTCAACTTGTTACTGATCTTAACAAGACATTTAGTTTAAAAGACTTGGGACAGGTTCATTATTTCCTAGGGGTAGAGATTTATAGAGATAAAACTGGTATGTATTTATCTCAAACGAAGTATATTACAAATCTGTGAAGTTAAAATGGAAGGTGCCAAACCATGTCCGAATCCAACTAGTGCTGCTGTAAAGTTGTCGCTAACTGAAGGAGAACTGTTTGAAGACATTACTCTGTATCGAAGTACTTTAGGGGCACTTCAATACTTGTCTCTCACACGGCCTGATGTGGCCTACATTGTTAACAAACtaagataatttttaaaagCTCCTACACACTTACATTGGGAAGCATGTAAAAAGCTACTTTGGTACCTTAAGGGCACAATTAGAGAGGGTATTCATCTTACACCTACATCTGAATTGACTCTCAAGGCATACTCAGATGCTGACTGGGCAAGCTGTGTAGATGATAGACGCTCTACGGGAGGTTATTTGGTATTCTTAGGGGGTAATCCAATCAGCTGGTCAGCAAAGAAACAACATGTTGTGGCTCGATCTAGCACCGAGAGTGAGTTTCGAGCCTTGGAAAATGCTGCTGCTGAGTTAATGTGGATCCAGTCTCTACTACAAGAATTACATGTCCCTGTTCTTCACAGCACTGTCATTTGGGTTGATAATCAAAGCGCAACAGCATTGGCAGCCAATCCAGTTTTTCATGCTCGATCTAAACACATCGAGATTGATCTTCACTTTGTGAGGGATCAAATTGTCAACAAAAAATTGGCTGTTCATTATGTCCCAGCTCATGATCAAGCTGCGGATGTTCTCACGAAAGCTCTCACAACATAACGTTTTCTCTATTTGAAATCCAAACTAAAAAATGGTGTCCACACCATTTCGTTTGCGGGGGGATGTTTATGAAAAACAAGATTCAAGTTCTATTATTAGTTGTTAGTTACATAACAAAATTCAATTAgttgttatttgtttttcttgctTTTTATCTTGCTGTAAAAAAAGTACTCTGTActctataaatattctgtatTTTTATTCTATTGTAAATGAAGCTTTTCATTTTCTGTTTTCATCTTcgtctctctcttcctctctctctcaaaattCATCTCTGAATTTTACATATATGTTGTGTCTGCGACTACTGTTGTGGATTATGACAGAAGACAAAGTTTTGGAAGTTgagattgagagagaaaaatagggaAACACATCGAGAAATTTGTAAGGGAAATGAGAGGAGAGTTTTGAGGCTCGAGTGTTTGTTCAAGAACTCTATTGCAAAATGAATATTGGTTCTTACTTGAGATTTAATGATCAAAGTAGTGTTTAGACTGAAGCTTCCACGATCATTGGTTGTTACAGATTCTTCATCATAGTGGAGCCACGGAGACCGATTTGATATTGGTTGAACAAGTATAAATCAGGTGGTATTCTTTACTTGTTTGAACATTTGTTTTCATTGTTTTGACAGAGTCTTTGTTGTTTTATTCTATGATATTGTTCCAACATTGATCTTGTTTGTTTCAACATTCAAGTTGATTGAATCTGTTTGTGATAGTATCAGATTACAAACCTTTCTTTTAGAGAGAAAAGGATTAGAAATATTAGCAAAAACAGTGCCCAAAGCTATCCATAACTCTGACTCTCTTAAGGCCTCAAAGGAGTTTCCTCTCTCAAATAACcccagaaaattaacaaaaataaaatacataattttacacTGGGAATACAAAATCTCATAAGGCCACTTTATTCTCTAAAATAAACATGAAAGTTCAAAAACTTTACAAATAGGTAAGACAAAAGCTTGATACTCGCTTGGCAGAAAACTAATTATTCTGTAATATACTCTAGACATGTTCACAAATGTCACTGATTTAGAAGGCAATACAATATGAGATGGGAAAGGACATGTTCTCACTTGGTTTTCCATGAAGATAGGGGTGGAGTTTCAGACTCCTTCCAAGTTCCTGCGGAAAACCCGTACCTGTCACCCTTTACAGCGTCTGCTGAAGCGTAAGATTCAAGCTCAGCCATTTCCGCTGGTGTCAATTTCACTGATAAGGCTCCAATATTTTGGTTGAAATTTTCAATCTTGGTAGTTCCAGGGATGGGAATTACATCATCTCCTTGGTGATGAACCCAGGCCAATGCTAACTGCGCAGGAGTGCACGCCTTTCTGGCTGCCATTTCATTGACTTTCTCGAATATTGTCTTGTTATGTTCAAGATTTTCACCTTGAAACCTTGGAAGAtactgcaaaaagaaaaaagaaagaacaaaaaaaCTTAAGCACCTGCATTGAAAATCAACTAAAAAACAATAGTAGATAACATTGCGATTTTGGAAAACAAAAGTAGGAATATCTGTCACAAATAGATTCAGTACCCGAACATGATATTTGCTTACCATGTTCCTACATATGCTATTGCATTAGGCATCACACAATATATAGGTTTCAGACAGAAACTACAAGAATGTACACATGATGTATGCTTGAGTTATATAGTTCTGTGGGCAATCAACAAACCTTACGAGCGTCACTATCATGCAAATTTTCTACAAAGTTCTTTCCAGATGAAAGGAAACCGCGTCCAAGAGGGCTGTATGCAACAATACCAATGCCCAGTTCCCTGATACATACATACAGAAAAGAGGATATTAGATTGTGTTGAATTACTGACCATAAAAGACATACTGATTATTTCCAATAAGCTTTACCTGCATGTAGGAATTATATCTTCCTCAACATCTCTAGACCACAAGGACCATTCAAGCTGCACAGCTGTTATTGGATGAACAGCATGTGCTCTTCTGATTGTTGAAGCTGAGGCCTCTGATAGACCAATGTACTTTATTTTGCCCTCCTCAACAAGTTTCTTCAGCTCCCCAATCTTTTAACAACAAGAGATATAATCAGAAATTTAAAACAGAAAGGCTGCACAAAAGAGCTAAAATGAAAATAAGCAGACACAAGTATAGACTAGTTATGTGATTTTTCTATATCTGCACAGCTTTTATTGGCCAGTATAACAAgaataaaattaaagtatatgcCACGATAGTAGTTTGTAATCCCAATCAATATGTTTAATGAATACGTGAATAGAGAAAGATGGAGAGCTGCTGGCCAACTAAACTAAGGAGGATAATTTCCTTGTCTGCCATGTGTTCAATTGTCTACTGCCTATTTGACAGAAGATACAGGTTTCTGTATTGTAATTTAGTCAAAGAAACATAGTAGCATAAGAAACAAAAGTCATTAGTTTGTAAGCAGCACAaaactaataatttttaatagtaacataaatacctaatgttaataaaaatgtaattttcttcattttttattagtatagtttttattaatattttaaataggaCATATGTAAAATCTAAAGACTTAgattctaaataatttttaatagtaACCTAAGTATCTAATGttaataaaaacataattttcttcaaattttttagTATAGtttctatta is a genomic window of Cannabis sativa cultivar Pink pepper isolate KNU-18-1 chromosome 9, ASM2916894v1, whole genome shotgun sequence containing:
- the LOC115723603 gene encoding uncharacterized protein LOC115723603 — translated: MADAFEVGGAHNDDNPIALADDRARAIREYATLVFNELNPGTVRPEIQAPHFELKPVMFQMLQRVGQFSGSPMEDPHLHIRSFFEVSDSFKQQGVSEEALRLKLFPFSLRDRARAWLNTLPPDSVTSWNDLAEKFLRKYFPPTRNANFRSEIMSFQQLEDETASDAWERFKELLRKCQHHGIPHCIQLETFYNGLNAASRMVLDASADGAILSKSYNEAFEILERIARNNYQWSTNRAPTSQKVAGVLEVDALTALTAQMASMTNILKNMNMGGSVQPAAAIQRAEISCVYCGDGHTFENYPSNPASVCYVGNQTSTATTIHTQTPAIRHGSIIQTFHGEVKGQVQVEHKHKENNHFHRDFLNNQDLNNHTNLKALKQNRPQGTLPSDTNNPRRDGKQTLRSGKILESNAVATGSKEPSSIQKEGEMKKKPPISVAEIPLDVTVSDQHSAVEKSLQKPPPPFPQRLKKQQDDGQFQRFLDVLKQLHINIPLGEALEQMPTYVKFLKDILTEKRRLGEFETVALTEGFSAMLKSKIPPKLKDPGSFTIPISIGGRDIGRAL
- the LOC115722640 gene encoding probable aldo-keto reductase 2, encoding MATVVRRTKLGSQGLQVSAQGLGCMGMSAFYGPPKPDTDMTALIHHAIHSGVTFLDTSDMYGPFTNEILLGKALQGVREKVELATKFGICFADGKQEIRGDPAYVRACCEASLKRLQVDCVDLYYQHRIDTTLPIEVTIGELKKLVEEGKIKYIGLSEASASTIRRAHAVHPITAVQLEWSLWSRDVEEDIIPTCRELGIGIVAYSPLGRGFLSSGKNFVENLHDSDARKYLPRFQGENLEHNKTIFEKVNEMAARKACTPAQLALAWVHHQGDDVIPIPGTTKIENFNQNIGALSVKLTPAEMAELESYASADAVKGDRYGFSAGTWKESETPPLSSWKTK